A single region of the Hyalangium ruber genome encodes:
- a CDS encoding Kelch repeat-containing protein produces MMSIRSVFLRLGALGIAWGVGLLGCGGEMDTTSESALSGTSASVEAGETVVFTHTGADQTFTVPEGVTRLRVKLWGAGGGGQQFASYGGHGGGGAFADATLRVLPGDVFTVVVGGGGAPGGSPMGTAAYGGGGGTSPRFAGGGGGRSAIRLNTTELVTAGGGGGAGAEANGTSGNGGPGGALGHDGLDGAPTDGTYGLGGRGGSATAGGAAGTSVGGDGMRTAQPGRQFYGGAGSVIWSAGHGGSGGGGYYGGGAGGEDWSGGQAGGGGGGSSFALGGTVVDGSGYTAGNPTDPDYVSGVGMGGAGTYAGGHGLVVITAEQRTEYPPSQMFRYTGADQFFTVPEGATRIRVKLWGAGGGGIYYPYAGFGGGGAYSEVTLPVTPGQVYTLVVGQGGLQGSYSLPTGNGRTYGGGGSGGAQYSGAGGGRSAIRLGSTELATAGGGGGAGASADGINGNGGAAGLNGQDGANGTDTDGSFGMGGRGGTQSAGGAAGVGTCSTGASPGTQFAGGDGYLAWGCGDGGGGGGGYFGGGGGGGDGNNGNGGGGGGGSSLAPAGIILGASGRSAANPVDIDYGADIGMGGLRFNDGGHGLIVIYVSNEARAGTWSTTGALAPARRAHTATLLPNGRVLVAGGHASTGYLTNSHVYDAASGTWSATGALALARGFHTATLLPNGKVLVAAGYGAAGRTNTCQLYDPATGTWSTTGALPTARHVHTATLLPNGKVLVVGGSGASGPLATAHLYDPATGTWTTTGSLSQARYYHTATLLPNGKVLVAGGATGTSAIVNRVELYDPATGTWTTTGPLSQIRYLHTATLLPNGKVLVTGGTNATTVLASAEVYDPATSTWTLTAPLSQARYWHTATLLPEGKVLVAAGRNASTSFATAELYDPATGAWTATGALAIARRIHTQTLLPNGKVLLVGGELNSGYTGSAELY; encoded by the coding sequence ATGATGAGCATTCGAAGCGTCTTTCTGCGCCTCGGAGCCCTGGGGATTGCCTGGGGAGTCGGGCTGCTGGGCTGTGGTGGCGAGATGGACACCACGAGCGAGTCCGCGCTCAGCGGGACCTCCGCTTCCGTGGAGGCTGGGGAAACGGTCGTCTTCACCCACACCGGCGCAGACCAGACGTTCACCGTTCCCGAAGGTGTCACGCGCCTGCGCGTGAAGCTGTGGGGCGCGGGAGGGGGTGGCCAGCAGTTCGCGTCCTACGGGGGCCATGGTGGCGGAGGGGCGTTCGCGGACGCGACCCTCCGGGTGCTTCCTGGAGACGTGTTCACCGTGGTGGTGGGCGGAGGCGGCGCACCGGGCGGCTCCCCGATGGGAACCGCGGCCTACGGGGGAGGTGGCGGGACCAGCCCCCGGTTCGCGGGAGGGGGCGGCGGACGTTCCGCCATCCGACTGAACACCACGGAGTTGGTGACGGCGGGCGGCGGTGGCGGAGCCGGCGCGGAAGCGAACGGCACGTCGGGAAATGGCGGGCCCGGCGGCGCGCTTGGGCACGATGGCCTGGACGGCGCTCCCACCGACGGGACCTACGGGCTGGGCGGCCGGGGAGGAAGTGCTACCGCGGGAGGTGCGGCGGGCACGAGCGTGGGGGGGGACGGGATGCGGACGGCCCAGCCGGGCAGGCAGTTTTATGGAGGCGCCGGCTCGGTGATTTGGTCGGCCGGCCACGGGGGCTCGGGCGGTGGGGGCTACTACGGCGGCGGAGCGGGCGGCGAGGATTGGAGCGGCGGACAGGCGGGTGGCGGTGGAGGCGGATCGAGCTTCGCTCTGGGCGGCACCGTCGTGGACGGCAGTGGCTACACCGCCGGCAATCCGACGGATCCCGATTACGTGAGCGGCGTGGGCATGGGCGGGGCGGGCACGTACGCCGGCGGACATGGGCTCGTGGTCATCACCGCCGAGCAGCGGACCGAGTATCCCCCCTCCCAGATGTTCCGGTACACGGGAGCCGACCAGTTCTTCACCGTGCCCGAGGGTGCCACGCGCATTCGGGTGAAGCTCTGGGGCGCCGGAGGCGGGGGCATCTATTACCCCTACGCGGGGTTCGGCGGCGGAGGCGCCTACAGTGAGGTCACCCTGCCCGTCACCCCGGGCCAGGTCTACACGCTGGTCGTGGGGCAGGGCGGGCTGCAGGGCAGCTACTCCCTTCCGACGGGCAACGGTCGCACCTATGGCGGAGGGGGCTCTGGTGGCGCGCAGTACTCGGGGGCGGGCGGAGGGCGCTCGGCCATCCGGCTCGGCTCGACGGAACTGGCGACCGCGGGAGGAGGGGGTGGTGCCGGGGCGTCCGCGGATGGCATCAACGGCAACGGGGGCGCCGCGGGCCTCAATGGCCAGGATGGCGCCAACGGCACGGACACGGACGGCTCGTTCGGTATGGGCGGCCGAGGCGGCACCCAGAGTGCTGGCGGTGCGGCGGGAGTCGGCACTTGCAGCACCGGAGCCAGCCCCGGCACGCAGTTCGCGGGCGGAGACGGCTACCTCGCCTGGGGCTGCGGCGACGGCGGCGGTGGCGGCGGTGGCTATTTCGGGGGTGGGGGTGGCGGAGGTGACGGGAACAACGGCAACGGTGGTGGTGGTGGTGGCGGCTCGAGCCTTGCCCCCGCGGGCATCATCCTGGGGGCCTCCGGTCGCTCAGCCGCGAACCCGGTCGATATCGACTACGGGGCGGACATCGGCATGGGGGGCCTGCGCTTCAACGACGGCGGCCACGGCCTCATCGTCATCTACGTCTCCAATGAGGCGCGCGCGGGCACCTGGTCCACCACCGGCGCGCTGGCCCCGGCCCGCCGCGCCCATACGGCGACGCTGCTGCCCAACGGCAGGGTGCTCGTGGCGGGAGGGCATGCCAGCACCGGCTACCTGACGAACTCCCACGTGTACGACGCGGCCAGTGGCACCTGGTCCGCCACCGGCGCGTTGGCGCTGGCGCGCGGCTTCCATACGGCGACGCTGCTGCCCAACGGCAAGGTGCTCGTGGCGGCCGGGTATGGCGCAGCGGGCCGCACCAACACCTGCCAGCTCTATGATCCGGCGACCGGCACCTGGTCCACCACCGGCGCGCTGCCGACGGCCCGTCACGTCCACACGGCGACGCTGCTGCCCAACGGCAAGGTGCTCGTGGTGGGCGGCTCGGGCGCCAGTGGCCCGCTGGCCACGGCCCACCTGTATGACCCGGCTACCGGCACGTGGACGACCACGGGCTCGCTCTCGCAGGCCCGCTACTACCACACGGCGACGCTGCTCCCGAACGGCAAGGTGCTCGTGGCGGGCGGTGCGACGGGGACCAGCGCGATCGTCAACCGCGTCGAGCTGTATGACCCGGCCACGGGCACCTGGACGACGACGGGACCGCTCAGTCAGATCCGTTACCTTCATACGGCGACGCTGCTGCCCAACGGCAAGGTGCTGGTGACGGGGGGCACCAATGCCACCACCGTTCTCGCCAGCGCCGAGGTGTATGACCCGGCCACCAGCACCTGGACCCTCACGGCCCCGCTCAGCCAGGCGCGCTACTGGCACACGGCGACACTGCTTCCCGAAGGCAAGGTGCTCGTGGCGGCCGGGAGGAATGCCAGCACCAGCTTCGCCACCGCCGAGCTGTACGACCCGGCCACTGGCGCGTGGACCGCCACGGGCGCACTGGCGATAGCGCGCCGTATCCACACGCAGACGTTGCTGCCCAACGGCAAGGTGCTGCTGGTGGGGGGCGAGCTCAACAGCGGCTACACGGGCAGCGCGGAGCTGTACTGA
- a CDS encoding citrate synthase, with protein MGTTEAALQAGLEGVVVAETQLSEVDGERGRLVIAGSDVESLAGAVSFEEVCARLWAPYAQAPLPSSLQASLGEARVRSFGLLEGLGNAFSAEEGMDALRAAMAHVPIPPGSEQETFLLLTGAAAVFTGAWARRRRGLAPVRPDPKLSHAADLLRMVTGEHQPERAAGLDAYLVTVSDHGLNASTFTARVITSTGSDAVSATVGAIGALKGPLHGGAPGPVLDMLDAIARPENAASWLEGELKAGRRIMGMGHRIYRVRDPRAAVLERAIERLERGGLRTDRLALARAVERAAEELLRQRYPDRPLRANVEFYTAVLLDAVGLDRTLFSTAFACGRVAGWLGHVAEQRATGKLIRPASRYVGTMPKE; from the coding sequence ATGGGCACGACAGAGGCAGCACTGCAGGCAGGGCTTGAAGGGGTCGTCGTCGCGGAGACCCAGTTGAGCGAGGTGGATGGCGAGCGCGGACGGCTGGTCATCGCCGGGAGTGATGTGGAGTCACTCGCGGGGGCCGTCTCCTTCGAGGAGGTGTGCGCGAGGCTCTGGGCGCCGTACGCCCAGGCGCCGCTGCCCTCCTCGCTCCAGGCCTCCCTCGGGGAGGCGCGCGTGCGGTCCTTCGGGCTGCTGGAGGGGCTGGGCAATGCCTTCTCGGCCGAGGAGGGGATGGACGCGCTCCGAGCCGCGATGGCCCATGTTCCCATCCCGCCGGGTAGCGAGCAGGAGACGTTCCTCTTGCTAACAGGCGCCGCCGCGGTGTTCACGGGCGCGTGGGCTCGGCGCAGGCGCGGGCTGGCGCCCGTGCGGCCGGATCCCAAGCTGTCCCATGCCGCGGACCTGCTGCGCATGGTCACCGGAGAGCATCAGCCCGAGCGCGCCGCCGGGCTCGATGCGTACCTGGTCACCGTCTCGGACCATGGCTTGAATGCCTCCACGTTCACCGCGCGCGTCATCACCTCGACGGGCTCGGATGCGGTGTCCGCCACGGTGGGCGCCATCGGCGCGCTCAAGGGCCCGCTCCATGGTGGGGCGCCGGGGCCCGTGCTGGACATGCTCGACGCCATCGCTCGACCGGAGAACGCGGCGTCGTGGCTGGAAGGGGAGTTGAAGGCCGGCCGCCGCATCATGGGCATGGGCCACCGCATCTACCGCGTGCGAGATCCTCGCGCCGCCGTGCTGGAGCGCGCCATCGAGCGGCTGGAGCGCGGAGGGCTGCGGACCGACCGGCTCGCGCTGGCGCGGGCGGTGGAGCGCGCCGCCGAGGAGCTGCTCCGTCAGCGCTACCCCGATCGCCCGCTGCGCGCCAACGTGGAGTTCTACACGGCCGTGCTGCTCGACGCGGTGGGACTGGATCGGACGCTGTTCTCCACCGCCTTCGCCTGTGGCCGCGTCGCGGGCTGGCTCGGGCACGTCGCCGAGCAGCGAGCCACCGGTAAGCTCATCCGGCCCGCCTCCCGCTACGTGGGCACGATGCCGAAGGAGTAG
- a CDS encoding YoaK family protein, producing the protein MTPPAPTSAPPLIWLALLLSVTTGLVDAISVLGLGKVFTANMTGNVVFLGFAVAGTPGFHFAPYLAAMSFFLAGAVIAGQIARAQRGRPLRRWLLLAAMMEALLLWLAAIIATGFDIASQSPGPSLYAIIALTALTMGFRNATVRQLKIPEVTTTVLTLTLTGLAADSTLAGGTNPNWARRLGSVAAIFAGAVIGATLVLHVGLVAPLILAGVLVLAGTAVCARHPAAAQLIS; encoded by the coding sequence ATGACCCCTCCCGCTCCCACCTCCGCCCCGCCGCTGATCTGGCTGGCCCTGCTGCTGTCGGTGACGACTGGCCTGGTCGATGCCATCAGCGTGCTCGGGCTCGGTAAGGTCTTCACCGCCAACATGACCGGCAATGTCGTGTTCCTGGGCTTCGCCGTCGCCGGCACGCCGGGCTTCCACTTCGCGCCCTATCTCGCCGCGATGTCGTTCTTCCTGGCCGGAGCCGTGATCGCAGGGCAGATCGCCAGGGCGCAGCGCGGCAGGCCGCTGCGGCGCTGGCTGCTGCTCGCGGCGATGATGGAGGCCCTGTTGCTCTGGCTCGCGGCCATCATCGCCACCGGGTTCGACATCGCGTCGCAGTCGCCCGGCCCCTCCCTGTACGCGATCATCGCGCTGACAGCGCTCACCATGGGTTTCCGCAATGCCACGGTCCGCCAGCTCAAGATCCCCGAGGTCACCACTACCGTCCTCACGCTGACCCTGACGGGCCTTGCGGCGGATTCGACGCTGGCGGGCGGGACCAATCCCAATTGGGCGCGCCGGCTGGGCAGTGTCGCCGCGATCTTCGCGGGCGCGGTGATTGGCGCCACGCTGGTACTTCATGTTGGGCTGGTTGCCCCGCTGATTCTGGCCGGAGTGCTCGTGTTGGCCGGGACCGCCGTCTGCGCGCGGCATCCGGCAGCGGCGCAGCTGATCAGCTGA
- a CDS encoding amidohydrolase, producing the protein MADTLILHAKITTLDRANPTAEAVAIRDGRFLVVGDEATVRAAASPNATVIDAKGRRLIPGLIDSHIHVIRGGLNYNMELRWDGVPTLADAMAMLRKQAQNTPPPQWVRVVGGFTEHQFAEKRLPTLEEINAVAPETPVFILHLYDRALLNAAALRAVGYTRDTPSPPGGEIVRDAAGNPTGLLLAQPNAMILYATLAKGPKLPPEYQLNSTRHFMRELNSLGVTSVIDAGGGSQNYPEDYQIIEKLHRDGELTLRIAYNLFTQKPKEELKDFATWSTQVKPGDGDDTYRHNGAGEMLVYSAADFEDFRVARPDMPPHMEADLEPVIRLLAERRWPWRLHATYDPTIGRALDVFEKVHRDIPLTGLHWFFDHAETISERNIDRIAALGGGIAVQHRMAYQGEYFVERYGARAAEATPPVQRMMAAGLPVGAGTDATRVASYNPWVSLSWLVTSKTVGGLRLYPAANRLDRETALRLWTEANTWFSNEQGKKGQIKAGQLADLALLSDDYFSVPEDKIATLRSVLTLLGGKVVFAEGDDAKLAPPMPKPMPDWSPVATFGGYWRPPEARTKQASACGCHDVCSLHGHDHAAALGAPVAAAEVQRFWGVLGCGCWAV; encoded by the coding sequence ATGGCCGACACCCTGATCCTCCATGCGAAGATCACGACGCTCGATCGTGCAAATCCCACGGCAGAAGCGGTCGCGATCCGCGACGGCAGATTCCTGGTGGTGGGAGACGAGGCCACGGTCCGCGCGGCGGCAAGCCCGAATGCGACCGTGATCGACGCCAAGGGACGCCGGCTCATCCCCGGGCTGATCGACAGCCACATCCACGTCATCCGCGGCGGGCTCAACTACAACATGGAGCTGCGCTGGGACGGCGTGCCGACGCTGGCCGACGCGATGGCCATGCTCCGGAAGCAGGCCCAGAACACCCCTCCGCCGCAGTGGGTGCGCGTCGTGGGCGGCTTCACCGAGCATCAGTTCGCCGAGAAGCGCCTGCCAACGCTCGAGGAGATCAACGCCGTCGCGCCCGAAACGCCGGTGTTCATCCTGCACCTCTATGATCGCGCCCTGCTCAACGCCGCGGCGCTGCGCGCCGTGGGCTACACCCGGGATACGCCCAGCCCTCCTGGCGGAGAGATCGTCCGCGATGCCGCGGGCAACCCTACCGGGCTGCTACTCGCCCAGCCCAATGCGATGATCCTCTACGCGACGCTCGCCAAGGGGCCCAAGCTTCCGCCCGAGTACCAGCTCAACTCGACCCGGCATTTCATGCGCGAGCTGAACAGCCTTGGCGTCACCAGTGTGATCGACGCGGGCGGCGGCTCTCAGAACTATCCCGAGGACTATCAGATCATCGAGAAGCTGCACCGCGACGGCGAGCTGACCCTGCGCATCGCCTACAACCTGTTCACGCAGAAGCCGAAGGAAGAGCTCAAGGACTTCGCGACCTGGTCGACCCAGGTGAAGCCCGGCGACGGCGACGATACCTATCGCCATAACGGCGCAGGCGAGATGCTCGTCTATTCTGCGGCCGACTTCGAGGACTTCCGAGTCGCCCGGCCCGACATGCCGCCCCACATGGAGGCCGATCTCGAGCCCGTCATCCGCCTGCTGGCCGAGCGGCGCTGGCCCTGGCGGCTCCATGCCACCTACGACCCGACGATCGGACGCGCGCTCGACGTCTTCGAGAAGGTCCACCGCGACATTCCGCTCACCGGCCTCCACTGGTTCTTCGACCATGCCGAGACGATCAGCGAGCGCAACATCGACCGGATCGCGGCACTCGGCGGTGGCATCGCCGTGCAGCACCGTATGGCCTACCAGGGCGAATATTTCGTCGAGCGCTATGGCGCCAGGGCCGCCGAGGCGACCCCGCCGGTCCAGCGGATGATGGCGGCAGGGCTGCCGGTCGGCGCGGGGACCGACGCGACCCGTGTCGCGAGCTACAACCCCTGGGTATCGCTCTCCTGGCTCGTCACCTCGAAGACGGTCGGCGGCCTGCGCCTCTATCCCGCGGCGAATCGGCTCGACCGCGAGACCGCGCTGCGGCTGTGGACCGAGGCCAACACCTGGTTCTCGAACGAGCAGGGAAAGAAGGGCCAGATCAAAGCGGGTCAGCTCGCCGACCTGGCGCTGCTGTCCGACGATTACTTCTCGGTGCCCGAGGACAAGATCGCGACGCTGCGCTCGGTGCTGACCCTGCTCGGCGGCAAGGTCGTCTTCGCTGAGGGCGATGATGCGAAGCTCGCGCCGCCGATGCCCAAGCCGATGCCCGACTGGTCGCCGGTCGCGACCTTCGGCGGCTATTGGCGGCCGCCCGAGGCCCGCACGAAGCAGGCCTCGGCCTGCGGCTGCCATGACGTATGCTCTCTCCATGGACATGACCATGCCGCTGCCCTGGGGGCCCCTGTCGCGGCCGCCGAGGTCCAGCGCTTCTGGGGCGTGCTCGGCTGTGGCTGCTGGGCCGTCTGA
- a CDS encoding serine hydrolase domain-containing protein encodes MNVPHSLKLLLLLVSLACGCKHTPVAEAHSSRHNGWELSDAHADRERLQVLKDRIARNEYKDIRSIIVIRDGKLLVEEYFNGATAQQLHDVRSVGKTFASALMGIALQEGHLRSVEQPLSEFYDLTKYQNFSPAKASVTLEHLVTMNSAFEGNDNDAQSVGNEENMYPQGNWVEWTLNLPMDPNAVSGKRWSYFTAGVVLLGDVLNLRVPGGLERYADSKLFKPLGIERYQWVYTPQGAPSLAGGLQLAPLDFAKFGQLYKNNGRWGEQQILSPEWVARSLSRHHATTFPGDSYGYLWWNKVYRVGEQAHETFYCSGNGGNKIFVFKDQPLVIVVTSSAYNRRYMHKQVDEMMEQFILPAVLGR; translated from the coding sequence ATGAACGTGCCCCATTCGCTCAAACTGCTCCTGTTGCTGGTCTCACTGGCTTGCGGTTGCAAGCACACGCCTGTCGCCGAGGCGCACAGCTCACGGCACAACGGCTGGGAGCTTTCCGATGCCCACGCTGATCGGGAACGACTCCAGGTGCTCAAGGACCGGATCGCCCGCAACGAGTACAAGGACATCCGCAGCATCATCGTCATCCGAGACGGCAAGCTGCTCGTCGAGGAGTACTTCAACGGCGCCACCGCGCAGCAGCTTCACGATGTGCGCTCGGTGGGCAAGACGTTCGCGTCCGCCCTCATGGGCATTGCCCTCCAGGAGGGGCACCTGCGCAGCGTCGAACAGCCGCTCTCGGAGTTCTACGACCTGACGAAGTACCAGAACTTCAGCCCAGCGAAAGCCAGCGTCACCCTCGAGCACCTGGTGACCATGAACTCGGCGTTCGAGGGCAACGACAACGACGCCCAATCGGTGGGGAACGAAGAGAACATGTACCCGCAGGGCAACTGGGTGGAGTGGACCTTGAACCTGCCCATGGACCCGAACGCGGTCTCCGGCAAACGGTGGAGCTACTTCACCGCGGGTGTCGTCCTCCTGGGCGACGTGCTGAACCTGCGCGTCCCCGGAGGGCTGGAGCGGTATGCGGACAGCAAGCTCTTCAAGCCCCTGGGGATCGAGCGCTATCAGTGGGTCTACACCCCTCAGGGAGCCCCCAGCCTCGCGGGCGGCCTGCAGCTGGCACCTCTCGACTTCGCGAAGTTCGGGCAGCTCTACAAGAACAACGGCCGCTGGGGTGAGCAGCAGATCCTCTCCCCGGAGTGGGTCGCGCGGTCGTTGTCACGCCACCATGCGACGACCTTCCCCGGCGATAGTTACGGGTACCTGTGGTGGAACAAGGTGTACCGGGTGGGAGAGCAGGCCCACGAGACGTTCTATTGCAGCGGCAACGGGGGCAATAAGATCTTCGTCTTCAAGGACCAGCCGCTCGTCATCGTCGTGACGTCCAGTGCCTACAACCGGCGGTACATGCACAAGCAGGTGGACGAGATGATGGAGCAGTTCATCCTCCCCGCGGTGCTGGGTAGATAG
- a CDS encoding DUF2147 domain-containing protein, translating into MTASRWLGLAVVTTLLVSTSALAQAPSAVGRWTTIDDETKKPKSVIAIYEEGGKLYGKIEKIFPDPNAPENPTCDKCEGALKNQPIIGMVIMRDLKKDDDEWSGGTILDPSNGKTYKCKIAVEDGGKKLKVRGYIGMSLLGRTQHWVRAE; encoded by the coding sequence ATGACTGCAAGCCGTTGGTTGGGACTGGCCGTGGTGACCACCCTGTTGGTGTCCACGAGTGCGCTGGCTCAGGCGCCGAGCGCGGTGGGGCGTTGGACCACCATCGATGACGAGACGAAGAAGCCGAAGTCCGTCATCGCCATCTACGAGGAGGGCGGCAAGCTGTACGGGAAGATCGAGAAGATCTTCCCCGACCCCAACGCGCCTGAGAACCCGACCTGCGACAAGTGTGAGGGGGCGCTGAAGAACCAGCCCATCATCGGCATGGTCATCATGCGCGACCTCAAGAAGGACGACGACGAGTGGTCGGGTGGCACGATCCTCGATCCGAGCAACGGCAAGACGTACAAGTGCAAGATCGCCGTTGAGGACGGGGGCAAGAAGCTGAAGGTCCGCGGCTACATCGGCATGTCGCTGCTGGGGCGCACCCAGCACTGGGTCCGCGCCGAGTAG
- a CDS encoding DoxX family protein yields MTLFHLDTPDRLLVRIAAAAMMVIHGVARTYLGIVNAFGGFLASQGLPAGEVIAWTLTVVEIAGGLALAAGHFRRPLALWFAVELAVGIALVHRHSGWFVVGAGTGGMEFSVLLIVTFLAVAWRGAPAPGSPRLFGRDVR; encoded by the coding sequence ATGACCCTCTTCCACCTCGATACGCCGGACCGGCTCCTGGTGCGCATCGCCGCGGCGGCCATGATGGTCATCCACGGCGTGGCGCGTACCTACCTCGGCATCGTCAACGCCTTTGGGGGGTTCCTGGCCTCCCAAGGACTGCCTGCTGGGGAGGTGATCGCCTGGACCCTCACCGTCGTCGAGATCGCTGGCGGCCTCGCGCTCGCCGCGGGCCACTTCCGGAGACCGTTGGCGCTCTGGTTCGCCGTGGAGCTCGCCGTGGGGATAGCGCTGGTGCATCGCCACTCCGGCTGGTTCGTGGTCGGCGCTGGCACCGGCGGCATGGAGTTCAGCGTGCTCTTGATCGTGACCTTCCTCGCGGTGGCCTGGCGAGGTGCTCCAGCGCCCGGGAGTCCTCGCCTCTTCGGGCGAGACGTTAGATGA
- a CDS encoding carbohydrate kinase family protein, which yields MPRALVIGGVSFDTLIRLNRFPEPRSQTVFSQGYHETLGSTGAGKALNLRKLGFDVTLHALVGADTYGQRIEERLRHEGIDFVRDIDPRGTERHVNLMDSDGGRISIYMAHATFEPELDLDRIKALIPTHDYVVLNIINYTRRVIHAVRNAGKELWCDLHDYDGRNPYHADFLVAADCIFMSSDAMPEPRPFMEHMVRSGKKLVVCTHGRHGSSALTSDGRWIETPIVPGYTVRDTNGAGDAFFAGFLFGHSRGHPIEQCLRLASIVGALCVTSEELASPTLSPELLEAEYRRHFG from the coding sequence ATGCCCCGCGCCCTGGTCATTGGCGGAGTTTCGTTCGACACCCTGATTCGCCTCAACCGGTTCCCCGAGCCTCGCTCGCAGACCGTCTTCAGTCAGGGCTACCACGAGACGCTCGGCTCCACCGGGGCCGGCAAGGCGCTGAACCTCCGCAAGCTGGGCTTCGACGTCACCCTGCATGCCCTGGTCGGCGCGGACACCTACGGCCAGCGCATCGAGGAGCGCCTTCGCCACGAGGGCATCGACTTCGTCCGGGACATCGATCCGCGCGGCACCGAGCGCCACGTCAACCTCATGGACTCCGACGGCGGGCGCATCTCCATCTACATGGCGCATGCGACGTTCGAGCCGGAGCTCGACCTGGACCGCATCAAAGCCCTCATCCCCACGCACGACTACGTGGTGCTCAACATCATCAACTACACACGCCGCGTGATCCACGCGGTGCGAAACGCGGGCAAGGAGCTCTGGTGCGACCTGCATGACTATGACGGCCGCAACCCGTACCACGCCGACTTCCTCGTGGCGGCCGACTGCATCTTCATGAGCTCCGATGCCATGCCCGAGCCCCGACCTTTCATGGAGCACATGGTGCGCAGCGGAAAGAAGCTCGTGGTCTGCACCCACGGCCGGCACGGCTCCTCCGCGCTGACCTCGGACGGTCGCTGGATCGAGACCCCCATCGTGCCCGGCTACACCGTGCGAGACACCAACGGCGCGGGGGATGCCTTCTTCGCTGGCTTCCTCTTCGGTCACTCCCGGGGCCATCCGATCGAGCAGTGCCTGCGCCTGGCCAGCATCGTGGGCGCCCTGTGCGTCACCTCCGAGGAGCTGGCCTCCCCTACCCTCTCCCCGGAGTTGCTGGAGGCGGAGTACCGGCGCCACTTCGGGTGA
- a CDS encoding tRNA1(Val) (adenine(37)-N6)-methyltransferase: MLEWPQSVRLALHAGLGETLDSICGGEVQVLQRRTGYRFTLDPILLAHFAVFEAGAHRGRLIDLGTGSGIIPLILAKRLGRKDITALELQPRLYSLAERNVYLNRCEQQVTLVQGDLRQVEQFFAAGSFSHVLCNPPYRACATGRSSLTVEKAIARHEVACSLPDVVRAARHLLAQRGGLCVVYPSARFAELAAVLREHRLEPRTMRMVHPRADRPAKLVLLHAVKGGRADLTVLPPLVLHAEDEHAFTEEVSAMVE, encoded by the coding sequence GTGTTGGAGTGGCCCCAGAGCGTGCGGCTCGCGCTGCACGCGGGGCTGGGGGAGACGCTCGACTCCATCTGTGGGGGCGAGGTGCAGGTGCTCCAGCGGCGGACGGGCTACCGCTTCACGTTGGATCCCATCCTGCTGGCGCACTTCGCGGTCTTCGAGGCGGGCGCGCACCGGGGGCGGTTGATCGATCTGGGGACGGGCAGCGGCATCATCCCGCTCATCCTGGCGAAGCGGCTGGGGCGCAAGGACATCACGGCGCTGGAGCTGCAGCCGCGGCTGTACTCGCTGGCCGAGCGCAACGTGTACCTCAACCGGTGTGAGCAGCAGGTCACGCTGGTGCAGGGGGATCTGCGGCAGGTGGAGCAGTTCTTCGCGGCGGGGAGCTTCAGCCACGTGCTGTGCAACCCTCCGTATCGGGCGTGTGCCACGGGGCGCAGCAGCCTGACGGTGGAGAAGGCCATCGCGCGGCACGAGGTGGCGTGCTCGCTGCCGGATGTGGTGCGAGCGGCCCGACACCTGCTGGCGCAGCGCGGGGGGCTGTGCGTGGTGTACCCGTCGGCGCGGTTCGCGGAGCTGGCGGCGGTGCTGCGAGAGCACCGGCTGGAGCCGAGGACCATGCGCATGGTGCATCCGCGAGCCGACCGCCCGGCGAAGCTGGTGCTGCTACACGCGGTGAAGGGGGGACGGGCGGACCTGACGGTGCTGCCGCCGCTGGTGCTGCACGCGGAGGACGAGCACGCGTTCACCGAAGAGGTGAGCGCGATGGTGGAGTGA